The following proteins come from a genomic window of Nitrosopumilaceae archaeon AB1(1):
- a CDS encoding CopG family ribbon-helix-helix protein, giving the protein MVIISASLSEKMIQDMDHLKDSLGFATRSEIIRAGIRTLLEQENNDQNLDAISSSILLVVHQNKFDSKVVKIKHDYEDLIKTHLHSKIDDDRCIEMFLLGGDGKRINSITKGFLANRTMDIVKMLTI; this is encoded by the coding sequence ATGGTAATAATCTCTGCGTCATTAAGCGAAAAGATGATTCAGGATATGGATCACTTGAAGGACTCTTTGGGATTCGCGACTAGATCTGAGATAATCAGGGCTGGAATTAGAACTCTCTTGGAGCAGGAAAATAATGATCAAAATTTGGATGCAATTTCTAGTTCTATACTGTTAGTAGTACATCAAAATAAATTTGATAGTAAAGTTGTCAAAATTAAGCATGATTATGAGGACCTTATAAAGACTCATTTACATAGTAAAATTGACGACGATCGATGTATTGAGATGTTTCTACTAGGTGGCGATGGTAAACGTATTAATTCTATAACCAAGGGATTCCTTGCAAATCGTACAATGGATATTGTGAAGATGTTAACCATCTGA